CGAGCGCGGTGCGGCGGTGTTGGCCATGGAGAGGGAGCGCGAGTCGAGGCGCATCATCCCGCCGGCGACTCGGCGCCGACCCCAAGTGGAGCTTGGACGCCATGTGCATGTGGACggggacgtggacgtggacgtggacgcgGACCGGGACCCGGACCTGGACCTGGACCTGGACGCGGGCCGCTGGACCTCCGCATGCACGACGAGAGCAGGCAGCCGACTGTCGGTCCACAGTGCACACACGCCCTCCCCCTCGCCAGAACGCCCACAATGGCGACCGCCAACCTGCTCACCCCGCCCACCCGCATCCCCCGCCGACCGCCCTCGCGCTCTCGCAGAAGGCGCCGCTCATCCTCTCCAACCCGCCCACCTCGTCCCTGCCGTGGCCGCTGTCGCTCCTCTTCTCGCGCGAAACGCCCGAGTCGTGGGCGATCCACGAGAACCTCCTTCTCTCCGCGCTGCGCACCGGCGACGAGTCGTCGGCCGCCCAGATTCTGTCGCGGCTGGAGTCGCGCTTCGGCGAGCGCAACGAGCGCATCATCACGCTCCGGGGCATCTACAACGAGGCAACCGCCCAGACGCCCGCCGACCTGGAGCGGGTGTTTGAAGGCTACGAGAAGATCCTGCGCGAAGACCCAACCAACGCCAGCATCCGCAAGCGCCGCGTCGCCGTGCTGAAGAGCCTGGGCCGCACCAGCGACGCCATCACCGCCGTGACGGTGCTGCTGCAGAACTCGCCCACGGACGTTGAGGCCTGGGCCGAGGCGTCGGAGCTGTACGCGAGCCAGGCCGCGTGGGGGCAGGCCATCTACTGCGCCGAGGA
This window of the Ascochyta rabiei chromosome 14, complete sequence genome carries:
- a CDS encoding tetratricopeptide repeat domain-containing protein, coding for MIMERPSTYPSSFQPQQSGLQGRTSAVRRCWPWRGSASRGASSRRRLGADPKWSLDAMCMWTGTWTWTWTRTGTRTWTWTWTRAAGPPHARREQAADCRSTVHTRPPPRQNAHNGDRQPAHPAHPHPPPTALALSQKAPLILSNPPTSSLPWPLSLLFSRETPESWAIHENLLLSALRTGDESSAAQILSRLESRFGERNERIITLRGIYNEATAQTPADLERVFEGYEKILREDPTNASIRKRRVAVLKSLGRTSDAITAVTVLLQNSPTDVEAWAEASELYASQAAWGQAIYCAEEVLLIAPLSWSAHAHVATLHYLSSTSSSPASTSELALALKHFCRAVELNQGYLRAFYGLKLVAPKLIPLLPDASASSKKKSDQDDDDVPLPSLTSVQKLDEMATKKLGDFIRDFASAKEGQSGYDEAEIIAAKELLNR